The following DNA comes from Halorhabdus tiamatea SARL4B.
CCCGCCGACGAACGCGTCGCCGGTGCCGATCGGATCGATCGTCTCCGTCTCGTAGACGGACTGTTCGAACACCTCGTCCCCGTGGTGACAGAGCGCGCCGTCTGCGCCCTGTGTAACGACGACCGTTTCAATATCGTACTCGCTTGCGAGGGCTGTCGCCTGTTCCGTCGGTGGTCCCGAGAGCCCAAGCACCGCAGCGGCGTCGCGCTCGGGCGCGAACAGCAGGTCCACGTCTGCCAGTAGCGACTCGAACGTCTGCCTGGCTGTAGCCGGATCCCAGAGCTTGCGCCGGTAGTTCAGGTCAAATGCAGTACGGACGTCCGCTGCAGAAGCCTCCCGAAGCAACTGCTCGGTAGCCGTCGCCGCCGCCGCTGACAGCCCGGGCGTGATCCCCGACGTATAGAACAGTTCCGCAGTCTCGAGTTCGTCGATCGGGAGCTCGCTAACGGTGACATCGGCAAATGCCGAGTGCTCGCGGTCGTAGACGACTTCTGTCCCCCTCGGTTCGGCCCCGTGTTCGAGATAGTACGTCCCGAGCCGACTTGACTCCGCCCAGTCGACGGCAGGGTCGACACCGTGTCGCCGCAACTCGCCAGTCACCCGTCGCCCGAGCGGCGAATCGGGGACTCGCGATAACCAACGAACCTCGTGGCCGAACCGCGACGCGAGGACCGCGACGTTGCTCTCGGCTCCGCCGACAGCGACGTCGAACGCGGACACCGCTTCGAGGCGCTGTCCCTGTGGCGGCGACAGTCGTAACATCGTCTCGCCGAACGTAACCAGATCAGTCATGTGTTCGTCTATGTTGGACAGTGTATTGATCGCGTGGCCTGTTTCGGGGAATTCTCCGTGAGAGGTTCTGAACGTCACCGCGGAATCGTGATCACCGCGAAACTGCGCCAAACACAGGACCTAGACGCCGCTGTACGCGGAGAAGCCGCCGTCGATGGGGATGACGGCCCCGGTGACAAACTCAGAGCCGGGCGCGATCAGCCAGAGCACGGTCGAGAGCAGATCCTCGGGGTCGCCAAAGCGGTCCTGGGGCGTGTGGTCGATGATCTGCTGGCCGCGGTCAGTCAACTCGCCGTCGTCGTCGAGCAGGAGATACCGGTTCTGCTCGGTCAGGAGGAAGCCGGGGGCGATCGCGTTCACCCGAATATCGGGCGAGTGGTTCTGGGCCATGTCGACCGCGAGCCACTCCGTGAAGTTCGAGACCGCGGCCTTCGCGCCCGAATAGGCCGGGATTTTCGTCAGCGGTGTGAACGCGTTCATCGAGGAGACGTTGAGGATGTGACCCTCGCCCTGCTGGGCCATGTACTCGCCAAACGCTTGCGAAGCTAGGAACGTCCCCAGGAAGTTCAGGTTGAACACGTTCTCGACGCCCTCGGCGTTCAGGCCGAAGAAGTCCGTCTCCTCGTCCGTGGTCGCTTCCGGGCTGTTGCCGCCAGCGCCGTTGATCAGCACGTCGATGCGGCCGTATTCGTCGACGACCGTCTCCGCGGCCGCCTCGAGTTCCGCCCGGTCGAGCACCGACCCCTGGATAGTCGTATATTCGACGCCCATCTCATCGAGTTCGTCGCCGGTCATCGCGAGCTTCTCGTCGTCGAGGTCGAGGACCACAACTGTCGCACCCTGCTGGCCGATCGCCTTCGCCATCGCGGAGCCGAGCACGCCTGCGCCACCAGTGATGACGCATACCTTGCCGTCGATATCGTAACTGTTCGGTACGTTCATGCGCTTCAACAGCACTGTTATCGGTTATCGGTTATCGTATAAATATCTTTGTGTTTATCAATCAAGAACCGGGAACCATCGAGGACCGACAAATGGCTGTAATCGCTGTTTAGGGGATCCTGGCTCCGAAGAACGTGCTCAGTGCGGTCCAGACGTCAGACCGATTCGAGCAGGCCGCGCATGTAGCCGATGGCGAACAGCCGGCCCTTGGTGTGATATCCCGGATTGGAGTTGTCCTCGCCAGCCATCGTCGGGACGTGATCGGGGCGCATCGGCCCGTCGAAGCCGACGTCCTCGAACGCAGCCATCGCTTCCTGCATGTCCGTTGGGCCATCATCGTGCCAGGTCTCGACGAACCGCTCTGGCGTCCCCTCGACGTCACGGAAGTGCGCGAAGTTGATCCGGTCGCCGAAGTGGCGAATCGCCTCGGGGACCGGCGTATCCATCAACGAGAAGTTCCCCTGGCAGAATGTGACGCCGTTGTGTTCGCTGTCGACGATGTCGAGAATTCGATCGTAGTTCTCGACGCTATAGGCCAACCGCGGAACGCCTCGAACGGACTCCTTGGGTGGATCGGCTGGATGCAGGGCGAGCTTCACGCCCGCCTCCTCGGCGACGGGAACGACCTCCGTGAGGAAGTACTCGATCGCGTCCCAAAGCTGATCCCGGCTCACGTCCGTGTAGTCGGTCTTTGGACCGCCGCGCATCTTCTCGTCGTCGTAGCCCGTGACAAGCGAGCCCCCGCGGGATTCGACGTGTGCCTCTGTCCGCGCCCACCGGATGCCGGCCATCCAGTCGTAACAGACGACCGGGATGCCGGCCGCACCGACATCCCTGATGAACCGCTTGAAGTTCTCGATGTCCTCGTCACGACCGTCCTGGCCGAGGCGAATCCTGTCCGTGAGCGGGACTGACCCCTCGAGGACGTCCAGGCTGATCCCTGCGTCCTCGAACCAGTTGACCATTCCTTTGAGTTGGTCGTAGGTCCACTCAGACTGATCGTCGCCGATTTCGAGCGGGTGAACGACAGCACTCCGCACACCCATCTGTTTTGCGAGCTGCCAGCGATCGTCCGGCTCAGGCGGCAGTATGAGCGATAGGTCTACCATACACTTCCCCGGACCAGTTTTAGATATATAATCATTTTGCTTTTCTGGAACATTTGAATAAAAGAAGGTTTTATACATCAGCGTCCAAAACG
Coding sequences within:
- the kdgK1 gene encoding bifunctional 2-dehydro-3-deoxygluconokinase/2-dehydro-3-deoxygalactonokinase; translated protein: MTDLVTFGETMLRLSPPQGQRLEAVSAFDVAVGGAESNVAVLASRFGHEVRWLSRVPDSPLGRRVTGELRRHGVDPAVDWAESSRLGTYYLEHGAEPRGTEVVYDREHSAFADVTVSELPIDELETAELFYTSGITPGLSAAAATATEQLLREASAADVRTAFDLNYRRKLWDPATARQTFESLLADVDLLFAPERDAAAVLGLSGPPTEQATALASEYDIETVVVTQGADGALCHHGDEVFEQSVYETETIDPIGTGDAFVGGFLARHLHGADPADALAHAAASAALKRTISGDQAILTPQEVQAVVDDGGTEISR
- a CDS encoding SDR family oxidoreductase — translated: MNVPNSYDIDGKVCVITGGAGVLGSAMAKAIGQQGATVVVLDLDDEKLAMTGDELDEMGVEYTTIQGSVLDRAELEAAAETVVDEYGRIDVLINGAGGNSPEATTDEETDFFGLNAEGVENVFNLNFLGTFLASQAFGEYMAQQGEGHILNVSSMNAFTPLTKIPAYSGAKAAVSNFTEWLAVDMAQNHSPDIRVNAIAPGFLLTEQNRYLLLDDDGELTDRGQQIIDHTPQDRFGDPEDLLSTVLWLIAPGSEFVTGAVIPIDGGFSAYSGV
- a CDS encoding mannonate dehydratase, with protein sequence MVDLSLILPPEPDDRWQLAKQMGVRSAVVHPLEIGDDQSEWTYDQLKGMVNWFEDAGISLDVLEGSVPLTDRIRLGQDGRDEDIENFKRFIRDVGAAGIPVVCYDWMAGIRWARTEAHVESRGGSLVTGYDDEKMRGGPKTDYTDVSRDQLWDAIEYFLTEVVPVAEEAGVKLALHPADPPKESVRGVPRLAYSVENYDRILDIVDSEHNGVTFCQGNFSLMDTPVPEAIRHFGDRINFAHFRDVEGTPERFVETWHDDGPTDMQEAMAAFEDVGFDGPMRPDHVPTMAGEDNSNPGYHTKGRLFAIGYMRGLLESV